The following proteins are encoded in a genomic region of Glycine max cultivar Williams 82 chromosome 18, Glycine_max_v4.0, whole genome shotgun sequence:
- the LOC100790365 gene encoding leucine-rich repeat receptor-like protein kinase PXC2, whose amino-acid sequence MQFSMCVLFLILLAPVMLVFSVDPGFNDDVLGLIVFKAGLDDPKRKLSSWNEDDNSPCNWEGVKCDPSSNRVTGLVLDGFSLSGHVDRGLLRLQSLQILSLSRNNFTGPINPDLHLLGSLQVVDLSDNNLSGEIAEGFFQQCGSLRTVSFAKNNLTGKIPESLSSCSNLASVNFSSNQLHGELPNGVWFLRGLQSLDLSDNLLEGEIPEGIQNLYDIRELSLQRNRFSGRLPGDIGGCILLKSLDLSGNFLSGELPQSLQRLTSCTSLSLQGNSFTGGIPEWIGELKNLEVLDLSANGFSGWIPKSLGNLDSLHRLNLSRNQLTGNLPDSMMNCTRLLALDISHNHLAGYVPSWIFRMGVQSISLSGNGFSKGNYPSLKPTPASYHGLEVLDLSSNAFSGVLPSGIRGLSSLQVFNISTNNISGSIPVGIGDLKSLYIVDLSDNKLNGSIPSEIEGATSLSELRLQKNFLGGRIPAQIDKCSSLTFLILSHNKLTGSIPAAIANLTNLQYVDLSWNELSGSLPKELTNLSHLFSFNVSYNHLEGELPVGGFFNTISSSSVSGNPLLCGSVVNHSCPSVHPKPIVLNPNSSGSNSSISSQNHRHKIILSISALIAIGAAAFIAIGVVAVTVLNIHVRSSMEHSAAPFAFSGGEDYSCSPANDPNYGKLVMFSGDADFADGAHNLLNKESEIGRGGFGVVYRTFLRDGHAVAIKKLTVSSLIKSQEDFDREIKKLGNVKHPNLVALEGYYWTSSLQLLIYEYLSSGSLHKVLHDDSSKNVFSWPQRFKIILGMAKGLAHLHQMNIIHYNLKSTNVLIDCSGEPKVGDFGLVKLLPMLDHCVLSSKVQSALGYMAPEFACRTVKITEKCDVYGFGILVLEIVTGKRPVEYMEDDVVVLCDMVRGALEEGKVEQCVDGRLLGNFAAEEAIPVIKLGLICASQVPSNRPEMAEVVNILELIQCPSEGQEELE is encoded by the exons ATGCAATTCAGCATGTGTGTGTTGTTTCTGATCCTCCTTGCACCGGTTATGTTGGTGTTTTCTGTGGACCCTGGTTTCAATGATGATGTGTTGGGGTTGATTGTGTTCAAGGCTGGTTTGGATGACCCCAAAAGGAAACTCTCTTCTTGGAATGAGGATGATAACAGCCCTTGCAACtgggaaggtgtgaagtgtGATCCTTCATCTAATAGGGTCACTGGTCTTGTTCTTGATGGTTTCTCTCTTTCTGGGCATGTTGATAGGGGCTTGTTGAGGTTGCAATCCCTTCAAATTCTCTCACTTTCAAGGAACAACTTCACTGGGCCTATAAACCCTGATCTTCACCTCCTTGGGAGTTTACAGGTTGTGGACTTGAGTGACAACAACCTCTCTGGGGAGATCGCAGAAGGGTTTTTCCAACAATGTGGTTCTCTAAGAACAGTTTCATTTGCCAAGAACAATCTCACTGGTAAGATTCCCGAGTCCTTGAGCTCATGCTCCAATTTGGCAAGTGTTAACTTCTCCTCTAATCAGCTCCATGGGGAATTGCCTAATGGGGTGTGGTTTTTAAGGGGGCTGCAGTCACTTGATCTGTCAGATAACTTGCTTGAGGGAGAGATTCCTGAAGGGATTCAGAATTTGTATGATATCAGGGAGTTGAGTCTTCAGAGGAACCGGTTCAGTGGAAGGCTTCCTGGGGACATTGGAGGGTGCATTCTTCTGAAATCACTTGACTTGAGTGGTAATTTTCTCTCCGGGGAGCTGCCTCAGTCATTGCAAAGACTCACTTCATGCACATCACTTAGTCTGCAGGGAAATTCATTCACTGGAGGCATTCCTGAATGGATTGGAGAATTGAAGAATCTAGAGGTGTTGGATCTTTCTGCCAATGGATTCTCTGGTTGGATTCCAAAGTCATTAGGGAATCTTGACTCTTTGCATAGATTGAATTTGTCCAGGAATCAGTTGACAGGAAACTTGCCTGATTCCATGATGAACTGCACTAGGCTTTTGGCTCTTGACATCAGTCACAATCACTTGGCAGGCTATGTTCCTTCATGGATTTTTAGGATGGGTGTGCAAAGTATCTCTCTTTCTGGGAATGGCTTCAGCAAGGGCAATTATCCTTCACTCAAGCCCACACCTGCATCTTATCATGGTCTTGAGGTTTTGGATTTGTCATCCAATGCATTTTCTGGCGTGCTTCCATCTGGCATTAGGGGACTTAGTAGCCTCCAAGTCTTTAATATTTCCACCAACAATATCTCTGGTTCTATTCCTGTGGGTATAGGAGACCTTAAGTCTTTGTACATTGTTGACCTAAGTGACAACAAGCTTAATGGAAGCATTCCTTCTGAAATAGAAGGGGCAACTTCACTCAGTGAGCTAAGGCTGCAAAAGAACTTCTTGGGTGGGAGAATTCCAGCCCAAATTGACAAGTGCTCATCTCTAACATTTTT GATACTTTCTCACAACAAGCTTACTGGTTCAATCCCAGCAGCCATTGCAAACCTCACCAATCTTCAGTATGTAGATTTGTCATGGAATGAACTCTCTGGAAGTTTACCAAAGGAGTTAACAAATCTTTCCCATCTTTTCTCATTTAATGTATCCTACAACCACCTTGAAGGTGAACTACCTGTCGGAGGCTTCTTCAACACCATCTCCTCCTCATCTGTCTCCGGTAACCCGTTGTTGTGTGGTTCTGTCGTCAACCACTCCTGTCCATCTGTTCATCCCAAACCTATTGTCCTAAACCCCAATTCTTCTGGTTCCAACTCCAGCATTTCCTCGCAGAACCATCGGCATAAGATCATACTAAGTATCTCCGCTCTTATTGCTATTGGAGCAGCTGCTTTTATTGCCATTGGTGTTGTGGCTGTTACTGTCCTAAATATCCACGTTCGTTCCTCAATGGAACATTCAGCTGCTCCTTTTGCATTTTCTGGTGGTGAGGACTATAGCTGCTCACCGGCAAATGATCCAAACTATGGCAAGCTTGTCATGTTTTCTGGTGATGCAGACTTTGCTGATGGAGCTCATAATCTTCTCAataaagaaagtgaaataggCCGTGGTGGATTTGGAGTTGTTTATCGAACTTTCCTTCGTGATGGGCATGCGGTTGCAATCAAGAAGCTCACAGTCTCCAGTTTGATCAAGTCCCAAGAAGACTTTgatagagaaattaaaaaacttgGGAATGTCAAGCACCCGAATCTCGTGGCACTTGAAGGTTATTATTGGACTTCATCCTTGCAGCTCCTTATTTATGAGTACCTATCCAGTGGGAGTTTGCATAAAGTTCTACATGATGATAGCAGCAAAAATGTCTTCTCTTGGCCACAAAGGTTCAAGATCATTCTTGGCATGGCAAAAGGGTTGGCCCATTTGCACCAAATGAACATAATCCACTACAATCTTAAATCAACCAACGTGCTGATTGATTGTTCTGGTGAGCCAAAGGTCGGAGACTTTGGCTTGGTGAAACTCTTGCCAATGCTAGACCATTGTGTTTTGAGCAGCAAAGTTCAAAGTGCACTCGGATACATGGCGCCCGAGTTTGCTTGCCGTACAGTCAAGATAACTGAGAAATGTGACGTATATGGTTTCGGGATCCTGGTGCTGGAGATCGTGACAGGAAAAAGGCCTGTGGAGTACATGGAGGATGATGTGGTGGTTCTTTGTGACATGGTGAGGGGTGCATTGGAAGAAGGCAAGGTGGAGCAATGTGTTGATGGAAGGCTCCTTGGTAACTTTGCAGCAGAGGAAGCAATTCCTGTGATAAAATTGGGGTTGATTTGTGCATCACAAGTGCCATCAAACCGTCCAGAAATGGCTGAGGTAGTCAACATATTAGAGTTAATCCAATGCCCTTCAGAAGGACAAGAGGAATTAGAATGA
- the LOC100500109 gene encoding uncharacterized protein LOC100500109 (The RefSeq protein has 1 substitution compared to this genomic sequence), with product MVAGTATLKLSLSAFSSPMSNFSASSSFPSRLPMRTPSSSKPRFLRIYALTSNDIKVGTNLEVDGAPWRVLEFLHVKPGKDAAFVRTKMKNYITGNTVEKTFRAGSSIEQADVFKETKQFTYKDGAQFVFMDLNTYEEFRLGEKEIGDRTKWLKEGMDCNLLLWNGKVIDVELPITIKLAVVDVDPGLKGDTAQGGTKPATLDTGAVVNVPLFVNVGDEILVDSRTGQYMSRA from the exons ATGGTGGCGGGAACTGCAACCTTGAAGCTTAGCCTCTCCGCTTTTTCTTCTCCAATGTCAAATTTCAGCGCTTCCTCTTCATTCCCCTCTCGTCTCCCAATGCGAACCCCTTCTTCTTCTAAACCTCGATTTCTCA GGATTTACGCCTTGACCAGCAACGACATCAAGGTCGGCACCAACCTCGAAGTCGATGGTGCTCCTTGGCGTgtgttag AGTTTCTTCACGTTAAGCCGGGAAAAGGCGCGGCGTTTGTCAGGACCAAGATGAAGAATTATATTACGGGGAACACGGTGGAGAAAACATTTAGAGCGGGAAGCTCG ATTGAGCAAGCAGATGTATTCAAGGAAACAAAGCAGTTTACATATAAAGATGGTGCTCAATTTGTCTTCATGGACTTG aATACATATGAGGAGTTTCGTCTGGGTGAAAAGGAAATTGGAGACAGAACAAAGTGGCTAAAAGAAGGAATGGACTGCAATTTGCTGTTGTGGAATGGAAAA GTTATTGATGTTGAACTCCCTATCACAATCAAGCTTGCTGTAGTTGATGTGGATCCAGGACTTAAGGGTGACACAGCCCAAG GTGGAACAAAACCAGCCACACTCGACACCGGCGCTGTTGTCAATGTCCCACTCTTTGTAAATGTCGGTGATGAAATATTGGTTGATTCAAGAACTGGGCAGTACATGAGCCGTGCTTAA
- the LOC102666097 gene encoding uncharacterized protein, which produces MRTHALLALLFLFLIMFDVSDASFVLKLRKLIGPDPNDTKTKDPNHVGETNKDNGSGPISSPVPQPQPQPLPKVMKNTNDDIKKDNDSAPPVSIPPPPKNDDGGDTGMHKGKDKTEGMKFSHHSTTETCDGFKKCTDDDGGMVACISKIDHKYLVVLLHNGGDGIIKVKLRTDFDNNLGVVDVDKSKTEKVNITRSSSESTQLTLNAGKGDCVLHMVSNIPEENFILRLPSYDKILTPVNGAYFLILMVLVFGGTWACCACRKKHRNEVPYQELEMALPESASATNVESAEGWDQDWDDDWDVNVAVKSPAALAGSISANGLTSRSSNKDGWENNWDD; this is translated from the exons ATGAGAACACACGCGTTACTGGCacttttgttcttgtttctgattatgtttgatgtttctGACGCTTCCTTTGTTCTGAAACTCCGAAAGTTGATTGGTCCTGATCCAAATGATACTAAAACAAAG GATCCAAACCATGTTGGTGAAACAAACAAGGACAATGGGAGTGGTCCTATTTCTTCCCCAGTTCCACAGCCACAACCACAACCTTTGCCCAAAGTGATGAAGAATACAAATGATGATATAAAAAAGGACAATGATTCAGCTCCTCCAGTGAGTATACCTCCTCCACCGAAAAATGATGATGGTGGTGACACGGGTATGCATAAAGGGAAGGACAAAACTGAGGGCATGAAGTTTTCACATCATAGCACCACTGAGACTTGTGACGGGTTCAAGAAGTGCACCGACGATGATGGGGGCATGGTTGCTTGCATTTCGAAAATTG ATCATAAATACCTAGTTGTTCTTCTTCACAATGGAGGAGATGGCATCATCAAAGTGAAGCTTCGTACTGATTTTGATAATAACCTTGGAGTTGTAGATGTTGACAAAAGTAAAACAGAAAAG GTCAACATCACACGAAGTAGCAGTGAAAGTACCCAACTGACTTTAAATGCTGGAAAAGGGGATTGTGTGCTTCACATGGTTTCAAATATACCTGAAGAGAATTTCATTCTGCGTCTTCCTTCTTATGACAAAATTTTAACACCAGTAAATGGTGCCTATTTCCTCATATTGATGGTACTAGTCTTTGGAGGGACATGGGCTTGCTGTGCATGCAGGAAGAAACATCGCAATGAGGTTCCATATCAAGAGCTTGAAATGGCACTGCCCGAGTCTGCTTCAGCTACCAATGTGGAATCCGCCGAAGGTTGGGATCAGGACTGGGACGATGATTGGGACGTCAATGTGGCAGTGAAGTCACCGGCAGCACTTGCAGGAAGCATCTCTGCGAATGGCCTTACTTCTAGATCTTCAAACAAAGATGGATGGGAGAATAACTGGGATGATTAG